The genome window ACCCCTGCCCACTTTCGTTTGTCATAATACTTGTCAGTCTCAGTGCCGGCTCTCTCCTAATGCATTAGGAGAGGGAGGGAATGGAAAATCAGTTAGAGATAAATACATGGAACATAAAATGCATCTGCTGTCCGAGCCTTTTGAGGAGATGAGGTCTGGCAGTAAAGTCATAGAGATCCGTTTGAATGACGAAAAACGGCAAAAGGTAAAGATCGGTGATACGATAGTTTTTCACAAACTGCCGGAAGACGGGGAAAAATTGAGTGTAAGGGTGCTGGAGTTGCTATATTACAAGGATTTTAAAAGTCTTTACCAGGATGTTCCTTTTCACCAATTGGGCTGCAGCGGGAAAACTATGGGATGGATGCTGGAAAACACCTATAAGATATATACCCGGGAACAGGAAGAAAAGTACGGAGCATTGGGGATCAGGATAGAGTTGTTGTCAGCATAAATACAGCAGAATTATAAACATGGCGTTTCCAAATCTAAAAAATAAGCACGCCCAGGAAGCGATGTTCTCCCCCCATGACTTCATTGCCTATCAAAAAAAGAGGGGAAGGGGGCCAAGTTTCAAAATACCGGACGGGATCATCCTTTGCTACCAGCCGGGCTTGATGAAACACATCCTGGAAAAACACAAGACCACCAAGACCGATGAAATGTGCCGGGGCATGCTTTTACTGGATGAGACCGGCGGCCGGGTGGCCGTGATCGGCGGATTTGGGTTCGGCGCTC of bacterium contains these proteins:
- a CDS encoding ASCH domain-containing protein; protein product: MEHKMHLLSEPFEEMRSGSKVIEIRLNDEKRQKVKIGDTIVFHKLPEDGEKLSVRVLELLYYKDFKSLYQDVPFHQLGCSGKTMGWMLENTYKIYTREQEEKYGALGIRIELLSA